The window ATCGATCCATTAACCATTACGGACTGGCAGCCGCTGATTGAAGTGCTGCAGCATCCTCTGGTAGTTAAAGTCTTTCACGCCTGCGCTGAAGATCTGGAAGTTTGCCGTCGTCTGACGGGTGTGGTGCCGTCACCACTGGCGGATACTCAGATTGGTGGCGCCATGGCCGGGCTGGGTGCATCCATGGGGTTTCAGCGCCTGGTTAAAGAAGTACTGAATATCAATCTGCCGAAAGAAGAAACGCGTTCCAACTGGCTGATGAGGCCATTACGTGAAGAGCAGATCAGCTATGCCGTTGCCGACGTTCACTATCTCTATCGTCTTTATCCTAAACTGGTGTCGCAACTGAAAAAGCTTGGCCGCCAGGCCTGGCTTGCCGAAGACTGTGAACGCTTGCTGAGCATGTCGGAGAAGTCTGAAAAGGCTCAGCTGTATTTTCGCCGGGTTAAATTAGCGTGGAAGCTGCGTCCGCAGGAATTATTGCTGCTGCAGCATCTGGTGTTGTGGCGTGAGCAACAGGCACGTGAGCGTAATGTGCCACGCAACAAAGTCGTTGATGACAACAGTTTATGGAATATTGCGCGTTTTAAAGCGCGCAACCGCGATCAGCTGATCAAGGCTGGGATGCGCCCTCAGGCCGTGCGCGAAGATGGCAAGGTGTTGCTGGATATCGTCAGTCAGGTACAGGGGATGGATAAAAGTCTGTGGCCAAAGCAACTGGATAAACCATTGTCGCCACAGGCCGGGCAATGGCTGAAATTACTTAAGGAGACCGTTACCAGTAAAGCGGAACTACTGAACATTCCGCCGGATTTGCTGGCACGGAAAAAAGCACTGGAGGCGTTAATCCGCTCCGGATACCCGAATGGTCCGTTTAAACTGCCGGAAAGCCTCAGCGGTTGGCGTAAAGCGGAAATCGGGGATTATTTAATGATGATTTTGCAGGATCAGACGAGAGTGATCTCGCTGAGAAAACAGAGCAATGACGAAAGTACTGTGTGACGTTTATAAAACGAAAAAGAAAGATGAAACCTATCTCTATGTTTCCCGCAAAGATGCATTGAGCCGGGTTCCGGAAGCCCTGCTGGAGCAGTTTGGTAAACCTGAACTGGCGATGACCATGATTCTTACGCCGGAGAAAAAGCTGGCGCGGGCCGATATCGATAAGGTTCTGAAAGCGCTGGATGAGCAGGGTTTCTATTTGCAGATGCCGCCAGCCAAAGAAACCTACATGCTCGATTTGTTCTGCAAACTGGACAAAGAATGAGCGCGCAGCCGTTCTGGGAACAGAAAACCCTGCACGAGATGACTCGCAGCGAGTGGGAATCTCTGTGCGATGGCTGCGGTCTGTGCTGCCTGCATAAGCTGGAAGATGAAGACAGTGGTGAGGTGTACTACACCGACGTGCACTGTCGTTATATGGACACCAGTAATTGCCGTTGCACCGTGTATCAGGAACGGAACAGCAAAGTGCCTAACTGCGTCTGGCTGAGCCCGGAACAGGCGGAAAGCTTTTTCTGGCTGCCTGAAACCTGTGCTTACCGTTTGCTGGCAGAAAAGAAACCATTATTTGACTGGCATCCGCTGGTTTCCGGTGATCCCGCATCGGTACATAAAGCGGGTATTTCAATTCTGAACAAAGGGATTCCTGATGATCAGATTCCCGAAGATGAGTGGCAGGATCGTATTATATGGAAGGCATAATTCAGTTCTTACCCTTTTGGGCAGCTTATCTGGTATGCGCCCTGACAGGTTATTGGTGCTGGAACCGGATGTTTTTCTGGTTGGCTGCCGACAGTGACGTGCGCCGTTTTGTGCGTATGATCGGTGCGGTGTTGTTGTTTACCCCGGCGCCCATCGCTCAGGATTCCAATTACTTTGCTCCTGCTCTGGTGGTATTACCCTTTACTGCAATCAGTGAGGGCGTGAATACTGCTCTGTATGCGCTGAACTGGTTGCTGGCTGCATTGTGTATCGGTGTACTGGTTTTGGGGATACACCAGCTGCTGCTCTGGATAAGAGGCCGTTTGCAACCGGAGTGAAAATAAGGCGCACATTGTGCGCCTTATTTATTTTCAGTCATGACTGGTCAAACGCTATGGCTTGATTATTAAATAACCAATCGTTCAGCTTTTTTTCTCCCGTTCCTTTTCTTTTGTCCTGTCATTCAGGAATTTTTCTATCCGGCATTTTTCCCAGTCAGACATTTTTTTTATTCCTTTTCTGGCTAACCCATAAAACTTTGCTAGTTTTAATGCAGGAGTGTTCTGTATTTCTGACGGTTATCCTCCGGTGGCCGGCGCTATACGGAACGGTACTTAAACTTGGGGTTTTTCCGTCAGTGGAGTAATCGGATTAGGGGCAGCAAAGACTGCGCTC of the Thalassolituus hydrocarboniclasticus genome contains:
- a CDS encoding YcgL domain-containing protein; the protein is MTKVLCDVYKTKKKDETYLYVSRKDALSRVPEALLEQFGKPELAMTMILTPEKKLARADIDKVLKALDEQGFYLQMPPAKETYMLDLFCKLDKE
- a CDS encoding YcgN family cysteine cluster protein, whose product is MSAQPFWEQKTLHEMTRSEWESLCDGCGLCCLHKLEDEDSGEVYYTDVHCRYMDTSNCRCTVYQERNSKVPNCVWLSPEQAESFFWLPETCAYRLLAEKKPLFDWHPLVSGDPASVHKAGISILNKGIPDDQIPEDEWQDRIIWKA
- the rnd gene encoding ribonuclease D, with protein sequence MTRLKIPQPQWVTTDTQLEDVCRLWCREAYIAVDTEFVRTTTFYPEAGLLQVADSQGSYLIDPLTITDWQPLIEVLQHPLVVKVFHACAEDLEVCRRLTGVVPSPLADTQIGGAMAGLGASMGFQRLVKEVLNINLPKEETRSNWLMRPLREEQISYAVADVHYLYRLYPKLVSQLKKLGRQAWLAEDCERLLSMSEKSEKAQLYFRRVKLAWKLRPQELLLLQHLVLWREQQARERNVPRNKVVDDNSLWNIARFKARNRDQLIKAGMRPQAVREDGKVLLDIVSQVQGMDKSLWPKQLDKPLSPQAGQWLKLLKETVTSKAELLNIPPDLLARKKALEALIRSGYPNGPFKLPESLSGWRKAEIGDYLMMILQDQTRVISLRKQSNDESTV